The sequence AAATTAAGGAACGAAAACCAAAAGAATCAAGGCTCGAGAAAAAGTCATTCTAGAAATAAATCCAATCAAATCTCTTACTACTATTCAATAAATACAAAATTCGACGCAAACAAAATTTATACTACAAATCCTCATTTGGACGTTTGAGTTATATTACAAACCTCTGCTTTGATGTCACACCACTGCCTCTGCCATTACAACAATTCCAAGCTTTAATTTTTTGATGTTGAGTGTGACATGATTTCCAGCTACCATTGTCACATGATTAAACGTAACAAAATTAATTAGCATGTCATTAGTGGCTTAATTGTAACCTATATATGTTGGCAGTTTTTACAAGATGGTCCAGTTATTTTGCGTAACGTGAGATTAATAAGAACAAAGTAAATGTagacattttcttcttttccattTTGTTAGTATGTCATCCGTGGCTTAATTGTCTACTACTAAACATGTTCttcttttccattttgtttaataTTTCAACAACCGCCGctaactttttcctttttttttaatttgaaaatcagGCTGACCTCAGATTACCTCCGGGGGTAGCCTTCCATCGGCCGCCGACTCCACGCCGTCGGCTCTCTGCCACATCCCAACCAGCGGCGGAGTAAGTGATGTTTTTGTTATATAGTACTCTCctcgtcccataagaatatacatttttttttctttttagtccgtcccacaagaatatgcactttccaatttgaaaactattttctctctaatgaggtgagacctattttccattaacaatactttaattaatttttctctctacctctctcttactttatcaattttgcattaaaatccatATCGGacccaaagtgtatattctttggggatgAAATTAAGGAGTATTAAAACTTCATTTTTTTGGATCATTCAATGTTGGgccacatttttttattaatcatATAGCCCACTAACCCACTAAATAGCATGTGAATATACTTAATCAAGCAATTCAATACAAACCAAATTCAATCCACACACAATTAGGGcccgtttggtagctatgtcaTGTTTCGACTAGGCATGATACAATTCATGATACTTATCATAGTTTCAATTAGTTAAGAAATATGTATTGAGTGTTTGATAGATTAAGATAATTGTGAGTTATCTTATTTAAGTGTTTGGTTCAACAAGTCACAAATAAGGATTAAAATTGTAATTGTCAAAATTGGATTGTTCATGACATGAATCTTGCAGAATAGACTAAATTTGTTGGAGTATTGTAGAAAATTGAACTTTTCTGAAAATTAAGTTGCTAGAGTTGAAACAACTTTAAATTattgaaagaaaatgaaatattagaACGCATCTATTGAAAATAGAAtcatattgaaaaaaatatgacTAGTACTCCATCAGTTtctccatagttgagtcattttttcattttggaaagtttcctcatagttgagtcattttcctatgtagtaacttttttctctttcttactttactctttcttactttattctttctactttattcactttctattttattctctctacttttttccctctcttacttttttatctatttatttaacacattcaacatcaatttcttaaactccgtgctgaaaagttttgcctcaactatgaagaacggagggagtaattaactacaGCCAACATGGCTTCATGAATTAGTCAAGCAGTTGAACCCAAATCCAAAACTCATACATAGTCTTTTATTTCATTGGGAGGTACTACCTTTGTTCTATAGCAGTGAAGacgtttcttttcagcacacaatttttaaaaaaatagtgttaagtgaattaagtaaaaatataataaagtagaaaatgaaaaagatagagagataAAGTAAGggaaagtaaagtaagtgagaagaaatatattggtttttactaaaaaaaaaataactcaactCCTATGGAACATAACATTTAAAATAACTCCACTATTATTAAACTGAAGGAGTATTAAAAATAACCTAATAAAACTAAACTGATGTCCTAAATTCAATGTTCCTTAACTCAGAAAAGAATTACACAAATGCTAAAGGAAACACCAATAGCATGATTATCTCAACTCCATGTTCCATCTTCCAGAAAGCATGATTATCTcaactggaatgaaaattaccaAGATTACAAACAATTAATTACACACAAAACATAACTACAAAGGATCTCtaggaagagaaaaaagtacAAAGATGAGAAATGCAACAACAAGACTGAAGAAGCTCCAAGGTACAGAAATTTAACCTgcaacaaaagaaaaataaaataaaaagcgATAGAACAAGGAATGTACCCTGTAGAGAAAGACAAAATGTTTTTTTATGCACCAAAAGCGGCAGTAATGATCAGTTATTCAACCAGTAAAACCGGCAATGAGTTCTCTTGTTATGAATTCTaatgaatgaaaataaaaacataatgaCAATATTAATTAGGGTTTATGGTTTTATTTTGCCAACAGTTTCATGGCATATAAACCAACCACTGAGAACACATTAAAactgaaaaaaagaaaaatgtgagaAATGAGATACCTAGGTGAAGACTAGTCCTTGATGATAATTGAAGTGACATGGCGGacgttgtggaaatcctgtccTGATGGTGATACCCGTTCTCTCAATTTCGGCATTTGTTTAATTACGAGAGTGTGAAGGGTAGAAATGCGACTCAATCCCTGTGGAACCATCTCTAGACAAGAACACTCTCCGATTGTTAATTGAGAGAGAAGGGGCATGGCTCCTGCCTCCACTCTCCACTCCCTCAACTTTGGTAAACCTCTTAACACTAGCTTCTTGAGACGAAGAAAACTGTTTGCTGGACACCTCATCTCCTCCCCAACAAATGATTCTCGATATAATTGCAATCTTATCAAGCAAGGAAGCTTTCCCAGTATCCCCATTGGATCATCCTCAATCTCACATCCAAACAGATCCAAAAACCTGAGCTTCGAGCTCATCAAGTTGCTCCCGCACTTTGCTAGCTCCTTCCCTAACTTAGAACTAATACACAAATTATGAAGATTGGGACATGTCAAAACCTTCTCCAGCATTTGCTCATCTGTTAAGTCACAACTGTCTCCAATATTAACATCACAAACGACTATCTTGTTCCAGTTGGTAATGGCATTCAAGATAGTTGACAAGCTTTTTTTATCATGTACTCTTGATGCAAATCGTCGTAGATTCTTCATTCTGTCTATACATTTTAGTTCATGACATCTACTATCAACGAATTGTAGTGTCTCCAACCCATCTAACCCTTCATCGAATCTTACAtgataatttccaacttttttatttccataaacAGGAAAAACCATGTGTTTTAATCGCAACATCTCCTTAAAAACATTTGGAACTTCAACATTAATTGAATTTCTTAGATCAAGGGTATCCATGTATACCAAATTCCTCATGGATGACGGTAGCTTATCAAGTTCACATGCGTCTAAACGCAAACATCTAAGGTGGACAAGATTAGTGATCCCTTTTGGTAACTTTCCTCCTGCGAATTTGAATCTCACGATGACTAGATCCCTCAGCGATTTGAATTTCTGAAAATCAACTACACTTTTCGGGGGAAACTCAAGAACATTTGATTTTATGAGATTGGATATTCGAAGATACCTTATATGTTTGCTAGTATCTTCTCCACAAGCAGCTTCAAGCTCGTGTTCGACTTCACTTTTGAAATTGATAGTTAAATGTTGTATTTTCACATGTGAGGAAGCTTCCCGTAAGGTACTAAGCTTTCCAGCATGATACTCCAAACTCTGCACACCAAAATCCTCCCTTTTCCCCAATTTCAAACATAATTCTCGTACTACATCATGAAGTTTGCAAGTACCGTATTTTCTAGTTCTATCCGTGACATCATAACAATACTGAATTTCAACTTGAATGATG is a genomic window of Salvia splendens isolate huo1 unplaced genomic scaffold, SspV2 ctg54, whole genome shotgun sequence containing:
- the LOC121790528 gene encoding probable disease resistance protein At1g58602 isoform X2, which translates into the protein MKCFLEDADKRRHESRTITNWISQIRDLVYRSESAIERHAAYKVSSRRRGLRQFVRKYSCILEDCNSLHQLGSEISEITSSLERISKGMQENGIKRSIIMNPNGEGESSGGNNMSRKTFPYLEMGDCFVGMEDEVEQLVQLLRQETEDRIISVWGMGGSGKTAIAKKLYNETTDFDLSAWVCITQQCESRSVWEDVLRQLENQNNKKICVSTSNLNNDPRIRKEVPSLSNSELIERLCEIQREKRCLIVLDDVWELSHWEELKHPFIVQNLQSKILVTTRKQNVAEIGLAVKLGLLHMDVALELLKNKAFDHGNIPDFALEERFEKIGKEMVQKCGYLPLAISLLGGVLRKKNSMVEWELVNEDIKEVIYRDEKQIDGVLNLSYESLPYYLKPCFLSMSIFNEDETIPAWHLYKMWIAQGMISYENTGDKNKNLMDIAELYLSELASRSIIQVEIQYCYDVTDRTRKYGTCKLHDVVRELCLKLGKREDFGVQSLEYHAGKLSTLREASSHVKIQHLTINFKSEVEHELEAACGEDTSKHIRYLRISNLIKSNVLEFPPKSVVDFQKFKSLRDLVIVRFKFAGGKLPKGITNLVHLRCLRLDACELDKLPSSMRNLVYMDTLDLRNSINVEVPNVFKEMLRLKHMVFPVYGNKKVGNYHVRFDEGLDGLETLQFVDSRCHELKCIDRMKNLRRFASRVHDKKSLSTILNAITNWNKIVVCDVNIGDSCDLTDEQMLEKVLTCPNLHNLCISSKLGKELAKCGSNLMSSKLRFLDLFGCEIEDDPMGILGKLPCLIRLQLYRESFVGEEMRCPANSFLRLKKLVLRGLPKLREWRVEAGAMPLLSQLTIGECSCLEMVPQGLSRISTLHTLVIKQMPKLRERVSPSGQDFHNVRHVTSIIIKD